In Mus musculus strain C57BL/6J chromosome 14, GRCm38.p6 C57BL/6J, the following are encoded in one genomic region:
- the Rubcnl gene encoding protein associated with UVRAG as autophagy enhancer isoform 2 (isoform 2 is encoded by transcript variant 2) has product MLPADVEKENLHFYAADIIISVIENMKCNLPNQQQPERWDTEDASRLRGTGAEMTFYTHIKQEPGSSASSHTGCEGCAALQVSPVAETLSYCPVAGEACKHDLNKLVMLELGKYNDITKGCRCSYNSSKSATCESNLSPAGCLARELFRGFCKCWMLSEVNCQLPGSPTTASSGVGDEEYAEEDFDSSVDAAREVMLKSRVPGTEDWVLPRCQIILTVHPPIKRDIAVVAQNFFCAGCGTPIQPKFVKRLRYCEYLGKYFCASCHSSAESCIPARILTMWDFRKYQVSDFSKWLLDSVWHQPVFKLLGGHHSLYAKAKELDRVKDLQEQLFHIKKLLKTCRFADSVLKEFEQVPSHLTDECHIFSMDDFLRTKKGLLAPLLKDILRASLAHVDSCELCQGKGFICEFCQSTTVIFPFQTTTCRRCAACRACFHKQCFQSSRCPRCARIIARRQHLESLPTAAT; this is encoded by the exons GAAAATCTCCACTTTTATGCTGCAGACATCATTATCTCAGTAATAGAGAATATGAAGTGCAACCTCCCGAATCAACAGCAGCCAGAGAGATGGGACACAGAAGACGCCAGCAGGTTACGTGGGACTGGAGCGGAAATGACCTTTTATACCCATATAAAGCAGGAGCCAGGCTCCTCGGCTTCTTCACACACTGGCTGTGAAG gTTGTGCTGCACTCCAGGTCAGCCCAGTGGCTGAGACCCTTTCTTACTGCCCTGTGGCAGGAGAGGCCTGCAAACATGACTTGAACAAGTTGGTCATGTTAG AACTTGGGAAATATAATGACATCACGAAAGGCTGCAGATGCTCCTATAACTCTTCAAAGAG TGCGACCTGCGAGTCAAACCTCAGTCCTGCTGGGTGCTTAGCCAGAGAGTTGTTCCGAGGGTTCTGTAAGTGCTGGATGCTGTCAGAAGTTAATTGCCAGCTGCCAGGCTCACCGACCACAGCTAGCTCAGGA GTCGGGGATGAAGAATATGCTGAGGAAGACTTTGACTCCAGTGTGGATGCTGCTCGGGAAGTCATGCTTAAGTCTAGGGTCCCAGGAACTGAAGACTGGGTGCTCCCTCGATGCCAAATCATACTTACTGTTCACCCACCAATCAA GAGGGACATAGCAGTGGTGGCCCAGAACTTCTTCTGTGCTGGATGTGGGACTCCAATACAGCCCA AGTTTGTGAAGAGGCTCCGGTACTGTGAGTATCTCGGGAAGTACTTCTGTGCCAGCTGCCACTCATCTGCAGAGTCTTGTATCCCTGCGCGGATCCTGACGATGTGGGACTTCAGGAAGTACCAAGTCAGCGATTTCTCTAAATGGCTCTTGGACAGCGTATGGCATCAACCTGTCTTCAAACTGTTAGGTGGCCATCACAGCCTCTATGCAAAAGCTAAGGAACTGGATAGGGTGAAG GACCTTCAGGAGCAACTTTTTCAtatcaagaagctattgaagactTGCAGGTTTGCTGACAG TGTGCTGAAGGAGTTTGAGCAAGTTCCCAGCCACTTGACTGATGAATGCCACATATTCTCCATGGACGACTTCCTCAGGACCAAGAAAGGACTGTTGGCACCTTTGCTTAAAGACATCCTGAGAGCTTCTCTTGCCCACGTGGACAGCTGTGAG CTGTGCCAGGGGAAGGGCTTCATTTGTGAGTTTTGTCAGAGCACGACGGTCATCTTCCCATTTCAGACCACGACTTGTAGAAGATGTGCAG CGTGCAGGGCCTGCTTTCACAAACAGTGTTTCCAGTCTTCGAGATGCCCGCGCTGTGCCAGGATCATAGCCCGGAGACAACATTTGGAGAGCTTGCCCACTGCAGCAACATGA